TTCTTTGGGGCCGTTCCAAATCACaatgaggtcatcaatataccgTTTGTAAAAAATGATATTGTTCCTCCAATTGTGACTGGAATAAATGAATTCTTCTTCGAAACAGCCCATGTATAGGTTGGCGAAGCTtggcgcgaaacgcgtccccattgCGGTTCCGTTTCGCTGTCTATAGATCTTTCCTTCAAAAGTAAAGATGTTATGTGTAAAGATGAAATGAATCGCATCCAGTATGAATTCCCTGTGTTTATCGGAGAGACGGTCATCCATTTCCAGGAAGCGTTTTGCTGTTTCAATGCCTGCTGTGTGTGGAATATTTGTATAGAGGGCTGCGACATCCAATGTAAGCCAACTATATTGGGGTTCCCAAGTGATGTTCTTGAGGGAGCTAATTAATTGTGTGGAATCTCTTAAGTAAGAGGGGAGATTTGTAACGTGGCTTTGCAGGAAGAGGTCTACATAATGGGAGAGGTTACTGGTGAGAGAGTTTATTCCTGAAATGATCGGTCGACCTGGAGGGTTATTACTGTTTTTGTGAATCTTCGGTAGATGGTAAAAAAGTGCTGTATTTGGATGTTCAACTGTTATgtactccttttctttttttgtgataattttattttcttccgCCTGTTTCAGTAGGGCATTCAACTTCTTTTGGTCCTCTGCAACTGGGTTATATGACAGGGATTCATAATACAGAGGGTCGTTCAGTATCTTTTTCGCTTCCTTtatataatcatttttattttgtagaaCTATACCGCCAAATAGAGACCAGAGACTGAGACAGCAGGAGTCATTCTGGATATCCAAATTATTCTGTTTGCAACTGGATGGACTGAATAACATGGTGGAACCATCTTTTTAGTGTATTTTAGGTGCCATCTTTTATTACAGCTTGTCGTTCTGGTTTAATGATTACTATTACCCTGAGCTGGATATGTTTTTGTCATTTATCTGCTATGTATCTATCCGATTACTTATTAGGTCTTATATTTACAATATATGGTTCTCTTTATTATgtgtttttatatacagtattttttgccctataagacgcacctaggttttagaggaggacaataagaagaattttttttttttaacaaaaaggtgtgcttttggtgggttttaaactaatggtggtctatggatgacacaattatggagaatctgtggatggcactgttatggggggatctgtggatggcactgttatgggggatctgtaaatggcactgttatgggggggatctgtggatgacactgttatgggggggatctgtggatgacacatatatagcatcttatgctatatatgtgtcatccacagattcccccctccataacagtgtcatccacagatcccccccccataacagtgtccctgtgtaaaatagtgaatgacccccaatacagggggtggggccCGGCATCTGGTGttttaatggcagcggggcctgacgcagtcactgtattctattacaccgggccccgctcactgtagtattaatAGGTAACGTGTAGGCATGGGCACTGTTTTAAACTATAGTAATCCTCTGCAGCATCGAGAAATCCATGTAATACGGTACTCACTTGAAACTCCtgtaggcaggccgggcgggcggcagtagCGTAACGTCATTCACTACGTCACGCTCctgctccacctgcttcattcataaagtgggaggagcaagtGCATGAGGTAGTGAATGACGTTATGCTgccgccgcccgcccggcctgcctacaGGAGTTTCGAGCGAGTACCGTACTACATGGATTTCTCTATGCTGCAGAGGATTACTATAGTTTAGAACAGCGCCCATGCCTACACGTTACCTattaatactacagtgagcggggcccggtataatagaatacagtgactgcatcgggccccgctgccattacaacaccagatgccggcccccacccCTCCCTGCTGATACAGCGCCGGCCACGCTGTCGGCAATGTTTTAGTGTAAATagcagtattcgccccataagacgcactgccattttgcccccactttttttaggggggggggggtgcgtcttatagggtgaaaaatacggtacttcattTTATTCATTGATGCAAATGTTaaactttttgtttgttttactatGTGTTGTTTGTGATCAGAAACCAAGGGTCAGAGTTCACTTCCTGTTTCCTACTTCCTGTctcctatataaataaataaatatatatctgtGTACCGCATGCTCAATCAATGTCCTGAGGAAGATGTGATGCCCTCATCGAATTTGTAGCCTTATCgtcaataaattattattattattattatacacacttatatagcgctactaattccgcagcgcttttacagacattatcatccaactgtccccaatgaggctcacaatctaaggtccctatcagtatgtctttggagtgtgggaggaaaccggagtacccggaggaaacccacgcaaacacggggagaacatacaaactcaatgcagatgttgcccttggtcggattcgaacctaggaccccagtgctgcaaggcaacagtgcgtGAGATGAAAGATGAAGTATGACGGCGGACACTGGCAGCAAAGAGCCGATACGCAAGAAGTATCTGGGCCCAGTGCCTTCAATTGCAACACAGCTACAAAAAAAATGCACAGACATACACGTGGCACAGAATTTTCACATATATGAACATACTGCATTGAAGTCAGACACAAGACACATacagcacacaccaatcacacgtGGGACACGTGAGGTACTCACAACACCTGtatgtcacatgctgcacatacactaCTGATACGATGCACACGCCATTCACATAGGAAACATGCAATGTACACACCAAGACATGTTTGCCTAACCCTACTAATTatagcacacttaaaggggttcagcAGAAATGTCTGGCATGGAACTTACTAAATAATAACCATATAATATGCATATAATTTatatttaaagggggtgtcctaCCATAACGACCTGTCTctggaactcctatagaaatgaatggagcggccgcaTACATACGTCACTGGCCGCACcgttcatgtcaggggggctgcaggggatACATACtggattgctgggggtctgactgttgttattttcccatccattcccagaccttaccgatgcggaGCCATTCTTCAcatcggataaggaagaggaggtagcaatgaccgccacccagcggtctgacgacaatacccagatcagcccaaggagggaggtccccgctgttgctgaatAGTATTAGAGcccaaatgtcagtggtggtgaaggtgcgcacaaaagaggaaaaggaggggagttcagagggagagatggagcagcagagagggaagaTAACGAGGAGAAGCAGgtagagctcgcagggcacaggaggcaaaaagcagactgcaaatgtatctggaatgagccatccaccatgcacagtcacttcAAAGTGtgggctgtcaacgcataagtcgcggttagcccaacacttacctagggtcaactgccttaagaaggcacctggcctcccatcaccgaacccagtgggagcaacgctgtcagaatccacaaagccacactcccggcgctccacatcctgcctcttctccttctcctctctcttcccatttgtcctccacttcaccttccaccgtgccatcttcatgttcatctggcagaaggcaggcttcagtcgcccaaatgttcaaacgtaaaaagttgatgacgccggataaccctcttgcccaacagctgaccgccagcttgtcggaactgctagcccgctaactactgccatataaactggtggacctggaggcctttagaaagtttttggccattggaacaccgcaatggaaggtccccggaaaatatttctcccagaagggcatcccagagctttatggccatgttcagcggcaagtgaatatatttatggcacacagtgtcggtgctaagatacatctgaccacagacacgtggtctagcaaacacgggcagggaaggttcaTAACTTTTACTTCCCAGTGGATGAACCTTCTGATgatcgtcaagcatgtaacccgtggctcccatgtggatttggtgttacagccATGGATTccatgcaggcctgccttttcttttcctcctcctactcaatccTCCGTCTCctactcggctgactcctccttttccactgctaccgcctcttccgctgcgccccccaagctccccagaacttattagatgtgccaggtgagacgttgccatgctgtgctgcggctgttgtgtcagccaagagccacactgatcctgcactgctttcaggtctgcggtcacaggcccatcagtggctaaccctgctcaatttgacagttggtaaagtggtgtgcaataacggtgcaaatctgctgaatgtgctaaaacagggcaaaatgacacaaatGCTGTGCATGGAACACgtactgaacttagtcgtgcagtgattcgttgccaaataccccggagtccaggacatcttgcggcaggccaggataatctctggccattttagaagatcttatgcGGCCATGGCTGGCCTTGCTGACGATCAgcccacctgcccatcagacatctgatttgtgacagcccgatgagctggaactccaccttgtatatgcctaataggctgctccagcagcaacgtgccgttaatgactacctgtacgaactctgcagcaggacaggttctggggagcttagtttCTTTGCACCGcatcagtggctgctcatgcaagatgcatgcagacttctgcagccatttgttaagatcaccaaactggtcagtcgcagccagagcgccatcagtgacatcgtaccttaagccttctttctggagcgtgcattgcgttgtgtcattaaccaagccgtcgaggagcaggaacaggaagatgagaaagtcgcaatgctgattgaattcccagggggggctactccaactgagacaagtcagcaggagtctgaagaggagtcagaggaggatggtggcttggtgggggggggggggaggagcaagaagagcaggctttgagggggactttaaacttttcggtggTTTCCCTGGTTTTGGCCATCATTGGGGGGgggagaccaaggatgacattctcctgggcgatgagcaggtgccagggcgctccaccacttccaatttagtgcaaatgggggcattcatgctccagtgtttgaagagggacccccgcatAAAAAgcctaaagggcaaggaccagtactgggtggcaacgtacttagaccctcggtacaaacacaaaatggcagacatgttaccagcataacACAGGGCTGGCAtaatgcaacatttccaggccttgatgcgagagatgttgcattctgctgttgcgggccctGGAAGagtaatttccacccacagaaaaacaggtgcgggtaccaattctaccgcgcctgcaagaagagggcggtttgaagatgtgttggtcactttggatatgagatcattcttgcagccaacccatcgacagctgccctccggatccagcctcgaggaatgcctagaccgacaggtgtccgactacatcgggttaacggccgatgtggaagatctgagaagcaaggaaccccttgtgcaggcttgacctgtggccagagctggcacgatttgtcatggaactctaggcttgcccctcgtcgagtgacCTGTCTGAAATgactttcagcgcagcagggggatcgtaccgataagcgcactcgcctagctcacaacagtgtggtctacctcacatttctaaaaatgaatgaggcatggatctcagaggaattcaacacctgtgatgaccacatgtaattgaatttcctcattccagcccacacatattcgccaccacccagaacaaataatggtccttgacttatgtatatacagaggcataaaaggccttttctgtcaggtgaatgccaaattttttgggcctgtactcccgtggcataaaataaaaattttcttggcttcagcagggcacatttttgagagcttCCCTTTAAGATACAAAAAATGGCCccttattaaaatataatttttgccaatgatccccctctggtatgtcactgtccatgttgtgggactatttgtgcacttttagtaagtattgatggctgcaaatattacttgaaggtttttcagtttcGGGTCCCATCGGTCCCATTGCGAACGCGCGGtgcgcgaacatttgatcgtgaaccatcccggccgatgttcgtccatcactactgattGGCAGGCGTAAAATGACTTAGACCTCTAcccatcaaatattgatggcctatcctaaggattgtCTGTCAATATAAATAACCTGGAGAACCACTTTGAAATACTTAATTGCAGCAAGGCTAACGCTCCAAGAGTCTCCAAgagatcaataaaaaaaaataaaaaaaaattacccaatTGTCTATTATAGCACATTATAATAAAATATGGACAACTTGCCCCCAATGCCAGGAAGCTCAACAAGGAGGAAACTGTAGCTCTGGGTGAATGGGGAAACCCTACTCTGATATTTTTGaccaaaaaactaaaacatgttAATATAAAGAACTTGTAAATTTCCCCTTGCAATTTTCCTCAGTTTACTGTAGTTTTGACTAAATTAAAAATTGCGCAAAATTGGACTCTGTGCCTTACAAACGATTTTAATACATATTCAATATAAAAGAGTTGCTCTGTTAtactacataaaataaaaatgaaatgtaaGTTACAAATGACATCTACAGGGAGCAGATAATGATACTAAAACAGTCACAAAACCTTTTTAAGAAATGAGCTGGGAGGTTTGCAAATTTGCAAAGGGAATTGATGAGTAAGAGGTATAAAATATATAAGACGATCACCGAATTGTTAGTGCTTTATAAGAAAACCAAAATGCAACTTCTTTCAGAGATTGATTTGTATACTTCCAAATTGTCTGTAAGTAGACTTTATGTAATAATGatcattattatttgttttatttaaaatgttCACTACTATTACTATTACTATTATTTTGAAAATATctacttttataaatttttggatgttttcttttctttttatacatgcagattttttttcccattttacatttattttattttggcccTCATTTTTCCTTGTAAATGTACCAAGAATAAaagaatataccatatttttcactttataagatacctttttttcaccttactgtgggggggaaatggcattgCATCTTAtcgggtgaatactaatgaatgCTTTCATTATGGATGCACTCATTTGTACATTAGGACGAGGGAGTGGTGAATACATTGCTTCCTATGCAGGCTCTGTACTCttcgctccctggtcttctcctgaAGGCTCCGCATGCTGTGTGAGGTTGCACTCTGTAACCTCAAGCTGTGCGACATTGGGTCACAGTTCAGCAGGAAGACCAGGAAGAATGCTGGATCTAAGGAGCGTTCTTGTCATCTGGAACCgaagaggtgttttttttttgttgcctaatttgaggtctgattaacatggggTTCCTATAACCATGTGAGGTCTGATGTGAGGACTGATTGTGGGTCTTataaacattggggatctgatatgaggtaTGAATGGGTATCTTATTGACATTGAGGGTCTCATTGGGGCCCTTATAAACATTGAGTGTCTGCTCTGAGGTCTcatttggggtcttattaacatttagGTTCTGAACTGAGGTATGACTAACATTGGGGGGCTGTTTAGGGGTCTGTTTTGAggtctaagaaaaaaaaaatctttcttattttcctcctttaaaacctaggttgcgtcttatagggtgaaaaatacagtattttttattttttgctcattTTCTACTAATGTTATATGTAGAAATTGATTTCTTTGTGAGCTtagatatttttttatcttattacTCACTGCCATTAATAATGAAAagtttacatttaaaggggttatacaaccCCTATAATGATCCCCCAATGTCCTGGCCCCTTTTACACATTATACCTAACTATTCCTCGACATGCATTGCTgcagatccctgcacggccacacccgcaatgctagggaggctcgtacccatcgcagcctgctattggctgctccccttgTCACCAGATTTTTCTATCTgcgtgacagggagatgcagtggcagccGTGCAGTGATTGAGCAACGCAGGTTCCAGGGAAGAGGTAAGTATAATATTTAGGAGTGGTCCGGGCATTGGGGGAAGGTCATTATAAgggttgaataacccctttaaagattaagTAATGTTATTAATatctttttattagatttttaacAAGAATTCAAAAAGCATATACACAGGCGATCTCATACAAAGAGCACATACAAATACGAAAAAtctaagaaaaaatgaaaaagtaaagCTGGACATAGTTTTACTTATACCAAAAAGTTTATTTAATTCTGGCTCTTATTTGTACTTATAAATGTATTACTTATGAAAAGatatcattttttttcctttatatttctaataatgtaatatgtaatattcacaatttgtttactATTTTATTAATCACTTCTATTAAGGATGGCAAAGATTTTTAGAATGAATCTGGACAGTTTTACTTCtaccaaaaatttaaaatatttaaattaatTCTGACTCTTATTTGTGCTAAtaaatgtattattaataaaatatatttttattttattttttcattttctaatAATGTAAtatgttagattttttttctatgtgaGATTAAATATTTTAATCTTATTACTCACTTGTAATAATGACAAAAGTTTGACATATAAAGATTTTTTAAAGGAATATGGACTTAGTTTTAATTCCTGGTGTCCACATTCCAAAATGTAATAATTCTTTAAGTCTAAGTAATATAACACAGGTCTGTGACTAAAAAGCTgtttcattattttcatgtatTTTGGTGTGCTGaaagcaaataaaatattgaaaacTCCTAGACTTCATGATTTGACACAAAATGCAAAATTGTCttcaaatttattttaaaaaatacatttttggtatttttttatattatgagTTTTTAACCAAAATTAAAGTCCAAATTACTATTTAATTCACATAAATGCATTTAAGATataaaatgcccaaaaaaattaaaagggttgtccgagttatgtaaaaaaaaatatagcactgtaaatctgatggtcagcaatacatacataagctaagcaagttttagggaaacaattttttatttcatttcctaGTTCTCTTCTTGGCCCTTTGTTGTTAGCTGCAGGTAAACaatctctgcctctcccccctgcaaagggggtgaatacaagtgctgctctgagtgacatgtctgactactgggatactcagcagcacgCTGTATGTTTAAGCCTCAGCCCCGAGTCTGTGCTTCtaatggtagaaggggttaatatttccTGAAGAATCTAACTTTGAAGATAATACAAGATCAAAATCGTTTTCTCCGGAGGAGATGAATGATTTGGTAAGAGACTTGAATCTTCCCAAAGATGCCGTTGAGTTACTCGGATAAAGGCTGAAAAGCAGGAATTTATTGTTGCCAGGAGTGTCCTCTTCATGGTTCAGACATCGTTAAAAGGAGTTCGTTCCTTACTTCGCCCAGGAAGACAAGTTGGTTTATTGCATCAATGTCGAAGGTCTGATGGGTCAATTTAAAATCCAATATGATTCAGAGCAATGGCATCTTTTTTAGATTTTTCAAAAAGAAGTCTCAAAGCAGTTATACTCCACAACAGTGTTTTTTCCGCTTCCATACCTGTAGGTCATTCCGTACACTTGAAGGAAACCAACGATAACTTGGAATTGGTTCTTTGCAAACTTAAATATGAAGACCATGGTTGGCAAGTGTGTGGGGACTTGAAGGTCTTGTGCATGCTGCTCGGGCAACAAGCTGGGTATATCATATACCCTCGTTTTCTGTGTCTATGGAACAGTCGAGACCCCAAAAAATCACTGGACCAAGAAGAGTTGGCAGCCAAGGGTGCTTACAGTCGGTGAAAAAAATGTCGTCCGAGAAACTTTGGTACCTTCCCATAAAGTTCTTCTACCACCTCTCCACATAAAATTGGGATTGATGAAGCAATTGGTAAAATAATTTCCAAGAGATGGAGAATGCTTCAAATACTTGGTCACCAAGTTTCCAGGCCTGTCGGAGGCAAAATAGAGGGAAGTTGTGTTCGTCGGActagacattagaaggcttatagTTGATCAAGAGTTTGTCAATTCCATGAAGGATCCTCAAAATGAAGGGTGGATTGCATTTAAAGAAGTCGTAAATAAATTTTTAGGCAATAATGAAGATCCTCACTACAAAAATATCATCGGACGAATGCTAAAAGCATTTCAAGCTTTAGGTTGCCTGATGAGTTTAAAAGTGAATATCCTCCAGTCCCACCTTGACTACTTTCCTGAAAATTTGGGAGCTGTGAGTGAGGAACAAGGTGAACGATTCCACCAAGACATTAAAGAGATGGAAAGGAGATACCAGGAAAAATGGAgcattacaatgatggcagaCTACTGTTGGATGCTTCAGAGAGACATTCCAGATGCTACTCACAAGCGTAAATGCACCAAGTGGAGCCTCACAGGGAAGAAGAATCGAGTTTAGTGTGTGTAGGTGAGCTCATTTCAGTTCAAAAAAAGATTTTCATGATAAAATTGtaataaaactttaattttatataTTAATTTCCATTTATTTTGAGGTATTGCCTTATTTAACATAGTTAACTAAATTGTCAAGAAACGTGATGTcctatgacaaaatggaggtcATTTTCGGATTCAGCGCACCAAAAAACATAAAGATTACGTGGACTAACCATAACAGctcttgaaaaacattttttgtagaCCTTTGTAATTATTCTCTTATGTACAGTACAAAGTGTAACAAGATTTGAATGACTTTTAAAACTTTGGTTAAAAAATTAGTTTTTCTGTTACTTATATAACATGTTTTCATTTATCTCTTCTATCTACTTTGAGACAAAACCTAAAAGTAACACCAAAGAACATTGCATTTGACTCATGTCCTACCATTTGAtcatatttatattattatatctTAAAATGAGAGTGCTTCTAGCTCTTGCCTACTATGATATTGCTTAGATAGGTAGGTCTACGATGAATTTGGTCATTGGAGCATACCTACGCTTAGACTGTGGATTTATTATTAATCATCAACTATATATACATATCCATGCAACCTGCAAGCACTGAACCTGCCGATTCATATGATTCAGTTAAGAACTATGGAAGCCTAGACATGATTACTTTCAATTCTGATGATTATGGGGCAATTGTCTTGCCTCCTGACTGTGCTCCTGTGCCTCTCCAGGGAACAACGTGAAGGAAAGTGCAAGGAGAGGAGCTGGGTGTCCAGTGGAGTCTACCATAGATGATGAATGGCTCATTAGCCCCAATCTGGGGAATCCAGTCAGAATGTTGTCATTGGGGGGATCCTCTGGATACCTAAGCAGGCTGTGTTCAAGAGGAGGAAAATACTTTCTCACTTGTATCTCCTTTGCCTCCCCAGGGGAGAACAGATATAAGATCCACATTGGGCATATAAGGTCCATTAGGTCCTTGTTTGAACTAAATGTAGTCAATGAGGAAACTATCGTGGGATAATTAGCAAATGATGTTCAAGAGGAGGGAAATGTGAAAGAAATTAAGTGGTTAATGAACATAAATGGTGCCAATTGTACTTAATtgtcaaatgtctttttttttttttttttttgcttgttacTTAATTTACCTAATTTTCTGTTACAAAGACGTTCCAACTGTGAGATATTGTCTATACTTTATTATCATGGTGTAAAATGGTGAGGTGGACAACCTCTTCTCTACTCTAACTTGTTAATCGAACATTTCTCTAGGTTATACGGGTTGTCCATCTTATTGTGGCACTCAAAGTTGACCATAGTCCAAGCTTCCCTTGAACACCAGTGTATAGTTTAAATTCATAATTTTGGATGGCTGATTATCAGACAAGAATTCATATTTTTTATGACCATAGCACTACTCAAGAGCTCTACTCAGTACTGATGCAGAAggcactcagcagcaggtccaCAAGTGAACCTTTAGAATCTGTAGAGATCTAGTGTAATGCTCTTCTTTGCACTCTCAATAGCTTAGTATCCTCTGTACTCTTTCAGTTCTAGACTCCATCAAAGCAATGTTGATCTGCCAGATTTAAGTTTGCATTCTTGTGGTTCTCAATTACACAACCAGTATACACTATCATAATTCGAAAACTATATTTTGGctaattattttttcattatatatcAAGAACCACTTGAATGTTATGCATGGACCAATTAAACCAAACTTCCCATAGGTTCATCTTACTTGGGTTGTCCACTACCCCTCATCTACAAGTTATATTTTTCGTATTATTTTTGATAATGTATTTCATGACGATATCAGGGAACTTTCTGCTGATCATCATTGTCAGGATCAATCCAACTCTACACAGCCCTATGTACTTTTTCCTGATCAACCTCTCTATCATTGAcatctgcttctcctcctccatcgccCCTGTGATTTTAAAGAACACTTTGGGTAAAGACAGAAGTATTTCCTTATTGGGGTGCGCCACACAGATGTACTTCTCCTTAGCTTTGGGCTCTACAGAATGTCTAATACTTGCTGTCATGGCCTATGATAGGTTTGCTGCTATTTGTAGACCATTGCATTATAACACCATAATGAACAAGACAGTTTGTTTTTACATGGCTGTAGTGCCATGGAGTGCTTCATTTATTAACTCTTTGCTGCAAGTGACCCTCACATTCCAACTTCCATTTTGCAAGTCTCACAACATCAACAACTATGTTTGTGAGGTACCTGCTTTCATACGAATGTCTTGTGGAGATACTTTTCTTAATAAGATATCTCTATACATTGCAGCAGGAATTATTGTTATGTGTTCCTTCTCATTGATTCTGATTTCATATAGCCATATTATCTCCACAATTCTGAAGATTACATCATCACAAGGGAGGCAGAAGGCCTTCTCCACATGCACCTCTCACCTCATTGTCGTCACCCTCTTCTTTGGGACGATTATGTTCACTTATCTGCGACTACAAAAAGACACCAATTTCTCTAATAAAACAGACAAGGTGCTGCCCATTCTTTATACGACAGTAACTCCGATGCTGAATCCTTTTATATATAGTATAAGGAACAAGGATGTGAAAAACACCCTCATCAATCAACTGAAGAGGATATAATGTCACTAAAAGTAGTGCAAGGTTAAAAAGCTTACTTGGGCTCAGCCCTTCTTCAATTGCTCGAAAGCTAGGTAGCATTACCCCTTTTGTCTACAATCAATATCAGTGACTATAATTTTGCTGTCCTAACCATCAACTACACTCAACAGATTTATTCAAGGGCCTAGTAAGAAGCATAGAGAACCATTGCTAAACTTAGAATGCTGTCCCGGCAAGGAAGTATGAAAAACTATTCACACATGAGCTGAGGTGGGACTTCATTGACAGCTGGGCCCCACAACATTAGATATGCCTGCTATCCTGGTAGTTATGctcatgacttttttttatagagTTGGATGGAGTCTTGATTCATGGAAAGT
This region of Bufo gargarizans isolate SCDJY-AF-19 chromosome 11, ASM1485885v1, whole genome shotgun sequence genomic DNA includes:
- the LOC122921462 gene encoding olfactory receptor 15-like; amino-acid sequence: MDQLNQTSHRFILLGLSTTPHLQVIFFVLFLIMYFMTISGNFLLIIIVRINPTLHSPMYFFLINLSIIDICFSSSIAPVILKNTLGKDRSISLLGCATQMYFSLALGSTECLILAVMAYDRFAAICRPLHYNTIMNKTVCFYMAVVPWSASFINSLLQVTLTFQLPFCKSHNINNYVCEVPAFIRMSCGDTFLNKISLYIAAGIIVMCSFSLILISYSHIISTILKITSSQGRQKAFSTCTSHLIVVTLFFGTIMFTYLRLQKDTNFSNKTDKVLPILYTTVTPMLNPFIYSIRNKDVKNTLINQLKRI